In one window of Zhihengliuella sp. ISTPL4 DNA:
- a CDS encoding TadA family conjugal transfer-associated ATPase: MPDRFVIQPRLSGSAEAPRSPQERLRREPAFAPLAPFLDDEVTDVFLNGADALFVDKGNGASRVPSWRATEREIRELAVALVALGGRHLDDQTPCVDVRLGSGVRVHAVLAPVSTRGTAVSIRIPRVQAADLDALARRRAFDALQQRWLHTLVRDRANLLLTGGTGAGKTTLLSALLSAVPPDERIVTIEDVAELRPEHPHHVALEVRQANLEGAGGIDLARLVRESLRMRPDRLVVGECRGEEIRELLTALNTGHDGGAGTLHASGLADVPARLEALGALAGMDAVALARQAVSAFTVVLHLERTSDGMRRIAKAGRFVMAADRLAIEEVAPW; the protein is encoded by the coding sequence ATGCCCGATCGATTCGTCATTCAGCCTCGGCTCTCCGGATCCGCCGAGGCGCCGCGGAGCCCACAGGAAAGGCTCCGGCGGGAGCCGGCCTTCGCTCCGCTCGCGCCGTTCCTCGACGATGAGGTCACGGACGTCTTCCTCAACGGCGCCGATGCGCTGTTCGTGGACAAGGGGAATGGTGCGTCCCGCGTGCCCTCCTGGCGGGCGACGGAACGCGAGATCCGCGAGCTCGCTGTCGCCCTCGTGGCGCTCGGTGGTCGGCATCTCGACGATCAGACGCCGTGCGTCGATGTGCGTCTCGGCTCAGGCGTTCGGGTGCACGCCGTCCTGGCGCCGGTGTCGACGCGGGGCACCGCCGTCTCCATCCGGATTCCCCGGGTGCAGGCGGCCGACCTCGACGCGCTGGCGAGGCGCCGAGCCTTCGACGCCCTGCAGCAGCGCTGGCTGCACACCCTCGTGCGGGACCGTGCCAACCTCCTCCTGACCGGTGGCACGGGCGCCGGGAAGACGACGCTGCTGTCGGCGCTGCTGTCCGCCGTTCCGCCCGATGAGCGGATCGTCACCATCGAGGACGTCGCGGAGCTGAGGCCCGAGCATCCGCACCACGTGGCGCTGGAGGTGCGGCAGGCCAACCTCGAGGGAGCGGGAGGAATCGATCTCGCGCGACTGGTCAGGGAGTCCCTCCGCATGCGCCCGGACCGTCTGGTCGTGGGGGAGTGCCGCGGCGAAGAGATCAGGGAGCTGCTCACCGCCCTCAACACCGGGCACGACGGCGGCGCCGGCACCCTGCACGCCAGTGGTCTTGCTGACGTCCCCGCCCGGTTGGAGGCGCTGGGCGCACTCGCCGGCATGGACGCGGTCGCACTCGCCCGCCAGGCGGTCAGCGCCTTCACGGTCGTGCTGCACCTCGAACGGACATCGGACGGGATGCGGAGGATCGCGAAGGCCGGCCGGTTCGTGATGGCGGCAGATCGCCTGGCGATCGAGGAGGTCGCGCCGTGGTGA
- a CDS encoding Rv3654c family TadE-like protein: MAGSALGATLLVVCATLSVGLAALGGAAVTAQRAAGAADAAALAAADSASGAVPTGEEPCTLAARVAAATGATLTSCSLEGYVATVSVEAAYAGLAAVSRARAGPPEEP; the protein is encoded by the coding sequence ATGGCGGGCTCGGCGCTCGGGGCCACCCTCCTCGTTGTGTGCGCGACGCTCTCCGTCGGCCTCGCTGCGCTGGGCGGCGCGGCCGTCACCGCTCAGCGCGCGGCAGGGGCAGCGGACGCCGCCGCGCTCGCCGCCGCCGATTCCGCGAGCGGCGCTGTCCCGACCGGCGAGGAGCCGTGCACCCTCGCGGCGAGGGTCGCTGCCGCGACCGGGGCGACCCTCACGAGCTGTTCGCTGGAAGGGTACGTGGCGACCGTGTCGGTGGAGGCGGCGTACGCTGGACTCGCTGCCGTCTCCCGAGCCCGCGCCGGGCCACCCGAAGAACCATGA
- the acs gene encoding acetate--CoA ligase, whose product MSSQIDHLLDETRRFAPSEEFAAQSVASQELYERAAADREGFWADQSRELVHWHKPFTQVLDWSNPPFAKWFDDGELNVAYNCLDRHVDAGNGDRVALFWEGEPGDSRRITYAELTDEVKRVANVLEELGIGQGDRVAIYLPMIPEAIAAMLAVARVGAIHSVVFGGFSADSLRSRIDDAGAKLVITADGGYRKGRVSALKPAVDQALADRGEGEQQTVEHVLVVRRGENEVEWTDGRDLWWHDVVPAASAEHTAQAFPAENPLFILYTSGTTGKPKGILHTSGGYLTQAAYSHKNVFDLKPETDVYWCTADIGWITGHSYVTYGPLANGATQVLYEGTPDTPHPGRWWELIEKYKVSIFYTAPTAIRSFMKIGRSVPQKFDLSSLRVLGSVGEPINPEAWMWYREVIGAGTTPIVDTWWQTETGAIMVSALPGVTATKPGSAQVPLPGISIDVVDEQGEEVGNGNGGLLVITEPWPSMLRGIWGDPERFRETYWEKFEKQGYYFAGDGARLDEDGDLWLLGRVDDVMNVSGHRLSTAEIESSLVAHEATAEAAVVGASDETTGQAVVAFVIIKESYLSAHDPAGLAQQLRLWVGEQIGAIARPRDVYIVGELPKTRSGKIMRRLLRDVAEGREVGDTTTLADTAVMSIISAQVK is encoded by the coding sequence ATGAGCAGTCAGATCGATCACCTTCTCGACGAGACCCGGCGCTTCGCGCCGTCGGAGGAGTTCGCCGCCCAATCCGTCGCCTCGCAGGAGCTCTACGAGCGCGCCGCGGCCGACCGCGAGGGCTTCTGGGCCGACCAGTCCCGCGAGCTCGTGCACTGGCACAAGCCCTTCACCCAGGTCCTCGACTGGAGCAACCCGCCCTTCGCCAAGTGGTTCGACGACGGCGAGCTCAACGTGGCTTACAACTGCCTCGACCGGCACGTCGACGCCGGGAACGGCGACCGCGTCGCGCTCTTCTGGGAGGGCGAGCCCGGCGACAGCCGCCGCATCACCTACGCCGAGCTGACGGACGAGGTCAAGCGCGTCGCGAACGTGCTCGAGGAGCTCGGCATCGGTCAGGGCGACCGCGTCGCGATCTACCTGCCGATGATCCCCGAGGCGATCGCCGCGATGCTCGCCGTGGCGCGCGTCGGTGCGATCCACTCGGTCGTCTTCGGCGGCTTCAGCGCGGACAGCCTGCGCTCCCGGATCGACGACGCCGGCGCCAAGCTCGTCATCACGGCGGACGGCGGCTACCGCAAGGGCCGCGTCTCAGCGCTGAAGCCGGCGGTCGACCAGGCCCTGGCCGACCGCGGGGAAGGCGAACAGCAGACCGTGGAGCACGTGCTCGTGGTCCGGCGCGGCGAGAACGAGGTGGAGTGGACCGACGGCCGCGACCTCTGGTGGCACGATGTGGTCCCGGCCGCCTCCGCCGAGCACACGGCACAGGCCTTCCCCGCCGAGAACCCGCTGTTCATCCTCTACACCTCGGGCACGACGGGGAAGCCGAAGGGCATCCTGCACACCTCCGGGGGCTACCTCACCCAGGCGGCGTACTCGCACAAGAACGTCTTCGATCTGAAACCGGAGACGGACGTCTACTGGTGCACCGCCGACATCGGCTGGATCACCGGTCACAGCTACGTCACCTACGGCCCCCTCGCGAACGGCGCGACCCAGGTGCTCTACGAAGGCACACCGGACACCCCGCACCCGGGCCGCTGGTGGGAGCTCATCGAGAAGTACAAGGTCTCGATCTTCTACACGGCCCCGACCGCGATCCGCTCGTTCATGAAGATCGGCCGCAGCGTCCCGCAGAAGTTCGACCTGTCGTCGCTGCGCGTGCTCGGCTCGGTGGGCGAGCCCATCAACCCCGAGGCCTGGATGTGGTACCGCGAGGTCATCGGCGCCGGCACGACCCCGATCGTCGACACCTGGTGGCAGACCGAGACCGGCGCGATCATGGTGTCGGCGCTTCCCGGCGTCACCGCGACGAAGCCCGGCTCCGCGCAGGTGCCGCTGCCCGGCATCTCGATCGACGTGGTGGACGAACAGGGTGAGGAGGTCGGCAACGGCAACGGCGGCCTCCTCGTCATCACGGAACCCTGGCCCAGCATGCTGCGCGGCATCTGGGGCGACCCGGAGCGGTTCCGCGAGACGTACTGGGAGAAGTTCGAGAAGCAGGGCTACTACTTCGCCGGCGACGGGGCGCGGCTCGACGAGGACGGCGACCTCTGGCTCCTCGGCCGGGTCGACGACGTCATGAACGTCTCCGGCCACCGGTTGTCGACCGCGGAGATCGAATCGTCGCTCGTCGCGCACGAGGCCACCGCGGAGGCAGCCGTCGTCGGCGCCTCGGACGAGACCACCGGCCAGGCGGTCGTGGCGTTCGTGATCATCAAGGAGAGCTACCTCTCCGCTCACGACCCCGCAGGACTCGCGCAGCAGCTGCGGCTCTGGGTGGGCGAGCAGATCGGCGCGATCGCCCGTCCCCGGGACGTCTACATCGTCGGCGAGCTGCCGAAGACCCGCTCCGGGAAGATCATGCGGCGACTGCTGCGCGACGTCGCCGAGGGGCGCGAGGTGGGCGACACCACGACGCTCGCCGACACCGCCGTGATGAGCATCATCTCCGCGCAGGTCAAGTAG
- a CDS encoding DUF4244 domain-containing protein, protein MKMNDTLPTLNRRRAVALFGDDTGAATAEYAITTMAAVAFAGLLVAVMRSDEVRGILAGLVRRALTVS, encoded by the coding sequence ATGAAGATGAATGACACCCTCCCCACCTTGAACCGCCGTCGCGCTGTCGCGCTCTTCGGCGACGACACCGGTGCGGCGACCGCGGAGTACGCCATCACCACCATGGCCGCCGTGGCGTTCGCCGGGCTGCTGGTGGCCGTCATGCGCTCGGACGAGGTGCGCGGAATCCTCGCGGGCCTCGTCCGCCGCGCCCTGACCGTGTCATGA
- a CDS encoding type II secretion system F family protein has product MDSVLTLAVLLQAGAIPVVAWRHLASTGDPVAAAVLARTDQGVPLVAAIEAQGGMWRELAAAWEIATTVGAPLAETLRAIAEALRDAASAADDVQVALAEPAGTARLLLWMPLAGLLLGVALGFDALGVIVGNPLGTACVAAGLLLVVAARLWTGRLLRRARPEPGTPGLAAELVAVGLTGGAPIDRAVELASETGVVDPAGRGRVQQVLELSRAAGVPAVELLRATAAQDRHRARVRGRLRAARLSTRLLLPLGVCTLPAFLLLGVAPLLLSVLAATPLPT; this is encoded by the coding sequence GTGGATTCGGTCCTGACGCTCGCGGTGCTGCTGCAGGCCGGAGCCATACCGGTCGTCGCCTGGCGCCATCTCGCGTCGACGGGAGACCCCGTTGCGGCGGCCGTGCTCGCGCGGACAGATCAAGGCGTGCCGTTGGTCGCCGCGATCGAGGCGCAGGGCGGCATGTGGCGGGAACTGGCGGCGGCGTGGGAGATCGCCACGACCGTGGGCGCACCGCTGGCGGAGACGCTGCGCGCGATCGCCGAGGCGCTGCGCGATGCGGCGTCCGCGGCGGACGACGTGCAGGTGGCGCTGGCCGAGCCCGCGGGTACGGCTCGGCTCCTGCTCTGGATGCCGCTGGCCGGTCTGCTGCTCGGCGTCGCACTGGGGTTCGACGCTCTGGGCGTCATCGTCGGCAACCCGCTGGGGACCGCGTGCGTCGCCGCGGGCCTGCTGCTCGTCGTCGCCGCGCGGCTCTGGACAGGGCGGCTGCTGCGCCGCGCGCGTCCGGAACCCGGCACGCCAGGACTGGCGGCGGAACTCGTCGCGGTGGGACTCACCGGTGGCGCGCCGATCGATCGCGCGGTCGAACTCGCGTCCGAGACGGGGGTCGTCGATCCCGCGGGGCGTGGTCGCGTGCAGCAGGTGCTCGAGCTGTCTCGCGCGGCGGGCGTCCCGGCCGTGGAACTGCTCCGCGCGACGGCGGCGCAGGACCGGCATCGCGCGAGGGTCCGCGGTCGTCTCCGCGCCGCCCGACTCTCCACCCGCCTCCTGCTTCCGCTCGGCGTCTGCACACTGCCGGCGTTCCTCCTGCTCGGGGTCGCGCCCCTCCTGCTCAGCGTGCTCGCCGCCACACCGCTGCCCACGTGA
- a CDS encoding RidA family protein: MSIAARLSELGIELPAVAAPVAAYVPAVVHGGLVYTSGQLPFVDGALPTTGKVGAEVSAEDAKAYARTCALNALAAAADVAGGVDRIAGVVRVGGFVGSAEGFTGQPAVINGASEVLGEIFGEEGRHARAAVGVAELPLGSPVEVEVTFRLA, from the coding sequence ATGAGCATCGCCGCCCGTCTCTCCGAGCTCGGCATCGAACTGCCCGCCGTCGCCGCGCCGGTCGCCGCCTACGTGCCGGCCGTCGTGCACGGAGGCCTCGTCTACACCTCGGGCCAGCTCCCGTTCGTCGATGGCGCCCTCCCCACGACCGGCAAGGTCGGCGCTGAGGTGTCCGCGGAGGACGCGAAGGCCTACGCGCGCACGTGCGCGCTGAACGCGCTGGCCGCCGCCGCCGACGTCGCGGGCGGTGTCGACCGCATCGCGGGTGTCGTCCGCGTGGGCGGCTTCGTGGGCTCCGCGGAGGGCTTCACCGGACAGCCCGCCGTCATCAACGGTGCGAGTGAGGTGCTCGGTGAGATCTTCGGCGAAGAGGGCCGGCACGCCCGCGCGGCCGTCGGTGTGGCGGAGTTGCCGCTCGGCAGCCCCGTCGAGGTCGAGGTGACGTTCCGTCTCGCGTAG
- a CDS encoding DUF4177 domain-containing protein: MTTWEYLTTPLLIHNTAAILNNWGKQGWELVQVVQGPEGGLVAYFKRPVTTDGSTNAGLAAAAEASRQFEGGQA, from the coding sequence ATGACCACGTGGGAGTACCTCACCACGCCGCTGCTGATCCACAACACCGCGGCCATCCTCAACAACTGGGGCAAGCAGGGCTGGGAGCTCGTCCAGGTGGTGCAGGGTCCCGAAGGCGGTCTGGTCGCCTACTTCAAGCGCCCCGTGACGACGGACGGCTCGACCAACGCCGGTCTCGCCGCCGCCGCCGAGGCTTCGCGCCAGTTCGAGGGAGGCCAGGCATGA
- a CDS encoding TadE family type IV pilus minor pilin: MTLPREHDLRRGGAVRRRWRSDGGAVAAELALALPAVVLVLLLGVGALAAGSRQVALQDAAADAARLLGRGEDPSSAARVVHGAVPGAGASFGRTDDLVCATATLQVSVGAVISFPLRASSCALDGGR, encoded by the coding sequence ATGACCCTGCCCCGTGAGCACGACCTTCGTCGTGGTGGTGCGGTGCGCCGACGGTGGCGCAGTGACGGGGGCGCGGTCGCCGCGGAACTCGCGCTGGCGCTCCCGGCCGTGGTGCTGGTGCTGCTGCTGGGCGTCGGGGCCCTCGCGGCGGGGTCTCGGCAGGTGGCACTGCAGGATGCGGCCGCCGACGCCGCACGGCTGCTCGGGCGCGGGGAGGATCCGTCCTCGGCTGCCCGGGTCGTGCACGGAGCGGTCCCCGGCGCCGGAGCCTCCTTCGGTCGCACGGACGATCTCGTGTGTGCAACGGCCACGCTTCAGGTCTCGGTCGGCGCCGTCATCAGCTTTCCGCTGCGCGCCTCGAGCTGCGCCTTGGACGGGGGACGCTGA